TCGGACACGGCACGGTCGTGATCTCTGCGATCACGAGCTGCACCAACACGTCGAACCCCTCCGTGTTGATGGCCGCCGGCCTGCTCGCGAAGAAAGCCAACGAGAAGGGTCTCAAGACCAAGCCGTGGGTCAAAACCAGCCTGGCGCCCGGCTCTAAAGTAGTGACGGATTATCTGAAAGAGAGCGGACTCTTGCCGCAGCTCGAAAAGCTCGGCTTCTACCTCGTCGGCTACGGCTGCACGACCTGCATCGGCAACAGCGGCCCGCTGTCCGAGCCCATCGCCGCCGGGATTCAGGAAGGCGATCTCGTCGCCGTCGCGGTGCTCTCCGGCAACCGCAACTTCGAGGGCAGAATCCATCCGCAAGTGCGCGCCAACTATCTCGCCTCTCCGCCACTCGTCGTAGCTTATGCATTGGCCGGCCGCATGGACATGGACCTTTACAGCGAGCCGCTGGGGACCGATACCAAAGGGGCGCCGGTTTATTTAAAGGACATCTGGCCGACGCCGGAAGAGATCCGCGAAGAGATCGGCAAGTCGGTCAGGTCCGACATGTTCAAAAAAGAATACGGCGAAGTTTTTGAAGGCGACGAGCGCTGGAAAAAAATGCCGACGCCCGAGGGCGAGCTGTTCGCGTGGGACCCGAATTCGACCTATGTGCGCGAGGCGCCGTATTTCGCAGGGATGCCGAAGACGCCTAGCGCGCCGAGAGACATCGCTGGCGCGCGCGTCCTTGCCGTGCTCGGCGACTCGGTCACCACCGATCACATCTCCCCCGCGGGCTCGATCGAAAAGAACGGGCCGGCGGCCACGTATCTCATCGAGCACGGCGTCCAACCGAAAGACTTCAACCAGTACGGCGCGCGGCGCGGCAATCACGAAGTCATGATGCGCGGCACTTTTGCCAACGTACGCTTGAAGAACCAGCTCGCGCCCGGCACCGAAGGCGGCTGGACCGTCCACCTGCCGGACAAAAAGCAGATGTCGATCTACGACGCGGCGATGCAGTATCAAAGAGAAGGCGTGCCGCTGGTCGTCATCGCGGGCAAGGAATACGGCACCGGCTCGTCGCGCGACTGGGCGGCGAAAGGGCCGCGGCTCCTCGGCGTCAAGGCGTCCATCGCAGAAAGTTTCGAACGGATCTACCGCAGCAATCTGATCGGCATGGGTATCGTGCCGCTGCAGTTCAAGCCGGGAGAGAACGCGAAGTCGCTCGGCCTCACCGGCTTCGAGACTTACGACGTGGCGGGAATTTCCGCCGGGCTGAAATTAAGGCAGGAGCTGACGGTAAAAGCGAAGAGCGACGACGGCAAGGTCAAAGAGTTCAAAGTCATCTGCCGCATCGACACGCCCGCCGAGCGCGACTACTACCGCCACGGCGGGATTCTGGAGTACGTATTAAGGCAATTGCTGACGGAGAGATAGCGCTTAGTGCTGGTTTGAGCGCTGAGCGCTGAGTACGAGAGGAAGAACATTTTCTTGACTCAGCACTCAGAACTATTTATTGTTTGTGCGCTATCTCCCACACGGGGCGTAGATCCTCGGAGTACTGGTAGCGTATTCCGAAGTCCTTCAGGATATCCTCCGTCGCCGCGACGACCGTGCGGCGGTCGAAAACCATATTCTCTTGCATTCGGTTGGCCATCTTCGCGAACTTGAAAGCCACCTGCGCGCTCTTGCCGTCGCGCAGGATCTCCACCAGGTGCTTCAGGTTCTTAACCGGAACGCCGTCCACTTCTTGAAGGACAAAGCCGTTGGCATCGTCGTAACCCTTGGTGATCGGGTGCGGGAACATCGGCGAGCAAACGATCACGATCTCCTCTCCCGCAAAGACAGGCTTGTCGTAACGCCGGATCATCAGCGGATTCCCCTGGCGCGCGTGGTAAAGCTCCCACTGGTTGCCGAGCTTTTCGATGTACTCCTGAGAGGCGGCGCAAAACACCAGCGGCCCGTAAATAAAATAACGCGGGCTCTTGTTTGCCAGATACGGCATGACCAGGTCGCGTTTACGCAGCACGGGCACGCGGATACGCCGCGGTTGGCCGTTGCGCTGCACCGTAAGATCGAGCGCGCCGTCTTTCGCGTGCCTCTGCACGAGGTAGAGCGCCGAGAGACGGAGATCGTAGCGCACCGAGACTTTTCCGTCGCTGTCGATCGGCTGGCCGCCAACGGCCGTAATCACGTCCCATTCCTTCAGCGGGTAGCCGGCGTCGTTGCCGTAAGGTTGGGTGAGCATCAGTCCCCCCGTTCCCTTGGGCAAACCGAGCCGCGATCGCAGCGCGCTGTTTTCCACCGTCTGAAAAAAATCGTGCAATTGCGGCTTGCCATCGTAAGCCCCGTCGGCCAGATCGTCGAGAAACAGGCGAACCTCCTCGATCGGTATCACGTAGCCGATGTTCTGCGCGTTGGGAATGTTGCTGAAGACCACGCCGACGAGCTTGCCGCGCGAGACCACGGGCCCGCCGCTGTTGCCCGGATTCAGCGCCGCGTCCACTTGAATCCTGAGCCCCATGGTGAACTGGTAGTAATTGGTGAACTCGATGCGCGAGACGATGCCCTCGGTCACCGACAGCTCGGTGCCGCCGGTGGGAAATCCGTAGACGCTGACGGCGTCCTTGACCCTGGGGAGATCGTCGGCAAAGGGCAGAAACGCCCGCTTGTCGAAAAACGATTCGTCTTCGACGGTGAGAACGGCGAGGTCTACGGGTTCCGCTATGGTGACGACGCGCGCCGCCAGTTTCTCCGCCGATTGGTTCGGCTGGATGTAAATCTGGCTCGCGTTCTGGACGACGTGGGCGTTGGTGAGGATGCGTTTCCCCTGGATCACGATCCCCGATCCGCTCACGTTCGCGGGATTTTGCTTCGTCCAGGGCCGGGTGAGGTCGGGGTCGCGGCGCGTCGTGTGGATTTTTACCACCAGATCTCTCACGTCGTCCTGGCCGTGGGCGTAGGACGCCGTCAACGCCAAAAAGATTAAAGCGAGACCGAGCAAAATCCTTTGACCATGGTGAAACTTTTTCATGGCTTCCTTTTCAGCTCCGCCTCCGACGGACGCAGATAGAGCGGCACGAGCGGCCCCACGGGATCGCACTCCCGCCGGAGAATTTTTTCCTCGGCAAGAAAGGCCACGGCAGAAGCGACGGACGGATAGTTTTCGCCCAGCGTCAGCCGTCCCTTCTCTCCCAAACTCTCCTTGACTACCTCCGCGTACGTGCGGGCCGCGTCGCCGATAAATACACACGGCTCGCCGTCCGTAAGCCGGCGGACCGACTCGACCACTTTTTCCGGCGCCGCGGCGATATCCTCGCTCACGCGCTCCAGCCTCCCGCCGCTCCTGCAAAACAGCGCGGCATAGACCTCTTTCTTGCGCGCGTCGAGAAAAGGACAGATGAAACCGTCGCCGTCGTTCACGCGCGCGGCGACGGCCGCAAGCGTGGGAATGCCGACGACCGGCGCTTCGGATCCGTACGCCAATCCCTTGACCGTGCTGAGCCCGATGCGGAGTCCCGTGAACGAGCCCGGACCGATCGCCACCGCAAATGCGGAAACGTCCGTCAGCCGAAGTCCTGCCGTGTCCAGGAGCTTGTCGATCAACGGAAGAAGAGTCTCCGCGTGATTGCCGCGATGAGGCGCCGCGCCGTTGCCCGATGCTCGGAAGTCGGCGCCGGTTTCTTCTACGACGAGCCTCGCGTCTTCGACGATGGCGGCGCTCGCCGCCGCCGTCGCCGTGTCGATGCCGAGAATGATCATAGAAAGGCGAGAGGCGATAGGCGGAAGGCGTGAGTTTTCGGATTAAGAATTTCAGGAGTCTTTGGACTCTCGCCTGTTGCCTCACGCCTCACGCCTGATTATCCTTCGAAGAATCTGGCGATGTCGTTGTAGAACGCGTAGGCCATGACCATGAGCAATATCAGGATGCCGACCTGTTGCGCCCGCTCGCGCTGCTTGAGCCCGATCGGACGGCCGAGGATCCCTTCCAAAAGAAAGAACAGCAGGTGGCCGCCGTCGAGCACGGGGATGGGCAACAGGTTCAAGACGCCGAGGTTGATGCTCAGCACCGCTACAAAGAAGAAAAAGTTCGCCAGTCCTTCGCGCGCCTGCTGTCCGGCCATCTGCGCGATGAGCAGTGGCCCGCCGAGATTTTTGGGCGAGAGATCCCCCGCGATCATTTTGTAGAGCGCGACGAGCGTCACGACCGAGTACTCTCCCGTCTTGTAAAAAGCCTGTCCTACGGCCAACACCGGATTGCCGCGCTCGATCACGGGCTCGCTGGCGATGCCGATGATCCAGGTCTCCTGGGTCTCGCCGAAAACGTTTTTCGTGTCTCGCTTCGCCGGTTCGACCGTGGTCTCGATCTCGCGGTTCTCCCGCACGACTCGAACGGCCAGCGGCCTCCCCCGGCTTTCCTTGATGCGCCGCGAAAGATCCTCCCACTTTTCGATCGGCTGGCCGTCGACTGCGACGATGCGGTCTCCTTTTTCGATCCCCGCCGTGGCCGCCGGCGAATCGGGCTCGACGGCCGCGACCTTCGAAGTGGAGACCGGCACGCCGTAAGTAAGAAAGGTCCAGAGAAAAATGACGACTGCGAGCAAGAGATTAAAGACCGGCCCCGCCGCCACGATGGCGATGCGCTTGCCGAGCGGCTGGTGGGAAAAGGACTTGTGCACGTCCACCGAGCTCACTTGCTCCTCCGGATCTTCTCCCACCATCTTCACGTAACCGCCGAAAGGAAAGGCGCTGACCGCGTACTCGGTCTCGCCTATCTTCTTCTTGAAGAGCTTCGGGCCGAAGCCGATCGAAAAGGTAAGCACGCCGACGCCGCTCTTTTTGGCGACGAGGAAATGGCCCAGCTCATGGATCACGATAAGGATGCCGAGCCCGATCAAGGCCGAGACTACCGCATAGACAACGTTCAGCATTCTATACTCTCCTGTTCAGACCTACGTAATGCTCCGGGATGGGAAAGGCCCGCTGACTTCACCATACCGGGTGGCGGGCTTGCGATCAACCAGCCGCGCCGCCCGTTCGCGCGCCCAGCGATCGACCTCGAGAATCTCGCGGACGTCGTCGGGATGGACGGTCGAGTGCGCCGCCATCGTCTTGGCGATGATCCGATGGATCTCGCGGAAGCCGATGCGCTTTCCCAGAAAAGCCGCGACGGCCACTTCATTGGCGGCGTTGAGCACGGCGGGCATCGTGCCGCCCGCGGCGAGCGCCTCGTAAGCCAGTTGGAGCGCCGGGAATCTTTTTTTCTCGACCGGGAGAAACGTCAGCGCGCCGAGCTCGGTCAGGTCCAGCGCCCGCCAGCTCGCCTTCAGGCGCAGCGGATAGGAAAGCGCGTAGGCGATCGGGATGCGCATGTCGGGAATCCCCAGTTGCGCGATGATCGAGCCGTCCTGATAGCGGACCATGGAGTGGACGACGCTCTCTGGATGGATGACCACGTCCACGCGCGGCGGCTGCATGTCGAAGAGCCAACGCGCCTCGACGACTTCCAGCCCTTTATTCATCATGGTCGCCGAATCGACGGTGATCTTGGGCCCCATCTTCCAGTTTGGATGCTTGAGCGCCTGCTCCACCGTCACGCGGTCGAGACTTTTCAGCGAGGAGCGGAGAAAAGGCCCGCCGGACGCGGTCAGGATGATCTGGTCCACATCCTCCCGGCGGTTTCCCTGGAGACATTGAAAAATCGCGTTGTGCTCGCTGTCCACGGGAAGAAGCCGGACGCCGCGCTGCTTCGCTTCGCGGACGAAGATCTCGCCCGCCATCACGAGCGCTTCCTTGTTCGCCAGCGCCACCTCTTTTCCCGCCCGCACCGCCGCCAGGGTCGGCACCAGGCCCGCGCCGCCGACGATCGCGGCGACCACGACGTCCGCTCTATCCGCGGCGGCCAGCGCGGCCGCGCCGCTCTCGCCCCAGAGGATTTCGGTCTTCGAGCGCCCGATCATCCTCCTCAGCTCGTCGACTCCTTCCTCCTCGCGGACGCTGACCGACTCGGGCGAGAATTCCTTGATTTGCGCGGCGAGGAGCTTGAGATTGCGCCCGGCCACGAGCGCGCGGACGCTAAATTTTTCCGGAAAACTCCGCACCAGATCGAGCGTGCTCACGCCGACCGAGCCGGTCGAGCCCAAGATGACGATCGACTTCATGGATGAAAAACCCTCACGTAGTAGGCGGCGAACACCAGAGGGAATATAAGACTATCCATGCGGTCGAGCAACCCTCCGTGCCCGGGAATAAGCGCGCTCGAGTCTTTGACGCCGAAGACGCGCTTGATCCACGACTCGAACAGGTCGCCGATCTGCCCCAAGAAGCTCAAGACAATAGAAATTCCCAACAGCTCCGGCCACGGCTGCAACGGCAGGAGGAAGGGGCCGGTAAACACGCCGACGATGAGGCTCGCGGCGGTCGAGCCGATCGCGCCTTCGACGGTCTTTCCCGGGCTCACCTCCGGATAGAGTTTTCTTCTTCCCATTGTAGTGCCGACAAGGTAAGCCGCCGTGTCCCCGGCCATGACCGCGAGCAGGACGAAAAAAATCCATTGCGGCCCGTCCGGCAGCCGGTAAAGAAGCGCCGCGTGCGGAACCAAGTAGCCGATATAAACGGTTCCGAGGATCGTCCAGCAGAGGCGGTTGAATCTCTCCTCCAGCCTGCCGCCGAAAAATAGATGACTGCAGAAAAGCAGTACGGTCACACCCGCGAGCCCGGCGGAAGGCCACCCGGAGAGAACGCCGACGCCGACCAAGAAGCCCGCGAGAATTCCGCCGGCCTGTTCGCGCGGCCGGGCGGGAAACGCGATCCGGTAATATTCCCAAAGACAGACGAGAGTAACGAGAAAAACGAGCGCCGAGAAAATCCGCAAGCCGCCCCGGCCGACGAGCCACACGAGCGCCGGAATACCGAGCAAGGCGGTGACGATTCTAGGAACGAGCTTCGATCTCACGATTGCGGCCCGGCGATTTGTTCGTCCGTGCGGCCGAACCTCCGGCGCCGCCGTTGAAATTCAGTCAGCGCCTGGAGGTATTCGGCCTCGCGAAAGTCCGGCCACAGCGTGGGCGTGATGTAAAGCTCGGTGTAGGCGATCTGCCAGAGAAAAAAATTGCTGATGCGCATCTCGCCGCTGGTGCGGATCAGGAGATCGGGATCGGGGATTTTCTTCGTCGCCATCTCGCGCGCGACCATCTCGGCGTCGATGTCGCGCACGTCGCACTTGCCTTTTTTCACGGCCTCCGCGATGCGCCGGACCATGCCGACGATATCGTCGCGGCCGCTGTAGCTCAGCGCCAACAGGACCGTCATCCCCTGATTCGCGCGCGTGATGCGCTCGACGTGCTTCAGTGTAGCGCGCACGCTCGGCGGCAGCCGGCTTCGCTCGCCGATGGCGAGGAGCCGGATGCCGTGGCGCATCATCTTCGGCTGCTCCGCCGTCAGATAATGCTCGAGCATGCCCATCAGCGCGTCCACCTCGTCCTCGGGACGAAACCAATTTTCGGTCGAGAAGGCGTACAGCGAGATATACGGGATGCCGAGCTTGCGGCTCATCTCCACCACCGCGCGGACCGAGGCGGTTCCGCGGCGGTGGCCTTCGGTGCGGCCCTTGCCTCTCAGCTTGGCCCAGCGCCCGTTGCCGTCCATGATGACGGCGACGTGGCGGGGCAGCCGACTCTTGTCTAAACCGTCTAAACTTATTTTCGTTGGATGCGTCACGCGGGCTCGTGATCGTGACTCTCGTCGCGATCGTGGCGAGCTTGACCTTCGACTTGCCCAGAACCCTGAGTTTCATCGAAGGGTCGACCACGATCACGACGCAAGGGCGGCGGGGTTGTGGGAAGTCTTAGACCTCCATGATCTCTTCTTCTTTGGTCTTCAGAACTTTGTCCACTTTTTCAATGAATTCCTTGCTGATCTTCTCGACCCGCTCCTGGCCGTGCTTGAGATCGTCCGCGGTGATCTCCTTCTTTTTTTCCGTTTCTTTCAGTTTCTCGATGGCCAGCCGCCGGTGATTGCGCACCGAGACGCGAAATTCCTCGGCGATTTTTTTGACGTGCTTGACGAGATCGTGGCGCCGCTCCTCGGTCAGCGCGGGGATGGGAATGCGGATCACCTTGCCGTCGTTGCTCGGCGTCAGGCCCAGATCGGATTTCATGATCGCTTTTTCGATATTCGCCATGGCCGAGGGGTCGTACGGCTGAATCACCAGCAGGCGCGGCTCCGGGGCGCTCAAGGTCGCCAACTGATTGAGCGGCGTCGGCGCACCGTAGTAGTCGACGGTGATGCCTTCGAGCAGAGCGGTGGAGGCCCGGCCCGTGCGCACCTTGGAGAGCTCCTTGCGGAACGCGACGACGCACTTCTCCATCTCTTTCTGCAGCTCGGAAAAAAAAGACTCGTTCATGACTTCTCCGCGCAGACGAGCGTGCCGATCTCCTCGCCGCAAACCACGCGCTTGATGTTGCCCTTCTCCATGAGATTGAAGACGACGATGGGAAGATGGTTGTCCATGCAGAGCGAGATGGCCGTGGAATCCATGACCTTCAGCTCTTTGTTGAGCACCTCGATGTAGGAGAGCCGGCCGTACATCTTGGCGCCCTCGTGCTTCTTGGGATCGGCGTCGTAGACGCCGGGGACTTTCGTGGCCTTGAGGATCACCTCCGCGCCGATCTCCATCGCGCGGAGACTCGCCGTCGTGTCGGTGGTGAAATAAGGATTGCCGGTGCCGCCGGCGAAGATCACCACGCGCCCTTTTTCCAGATGGCGCGTCGCGCGGCGGCGGATGTAGGGCTCGGCCACCTGGCGCATCTCGATCGCCGACATGACGCGGGTCGAGACGCCGAGCTTTTCCAGCGCGTCTTGCAGCGCCAGGCTGTTGATCACGGTCGCCAGCATCCCCATGTAGTCGGCCGTGGCGCGCTCCATGCCGCCTTCGCTCAACTGCGCGCCGCGAAAGATGTTGCCGCCGCCGATGACCAGCGCCATCTCGCAGCCGAGCGCCTTGACCTCCTTGATTTCTTCCGCGAACGACCGGACGGTATTACTGTCGATGCCGTATTTTTCCTCGCCGCCGAAAATTTCGCCGGTGACCTTCAGGATCACCCGCTTGTACTTGAGCACGTTGTCTTTTCGCGCCGGCTTGGCCATGAGCTACGCGACGCTTTCGCCCACCTGATAGCGCATGAAGCGCCTCACCTGGATGTTCTCTCCCATGCGCGCCACCGCGTCTTGCAGCAGGTCGCCGACCTTGCGGTCGGGGTCCTTGATGAACGCCTGCTCCAAAAGGCAGACCTCGGAATAAAAGCGGTCCATCTTTCCTTCGACGATCTTCTCCACGATCTTTTCCGGCTTGCCGGAGTCGAGCGCCTGGCGCCGATGGATCTCGCGCTCGCGCTCCAATTCCTCCGCCGAAACCTCCTCGCGCTTGACGTAACGCGGGCTCGCCGCCGCCACCTGCATGGCGATATCCTTGAGCAGCGCCTGAAACTCCGGCGTGCGGGCGACGAAATCGGTCTCGCAGTTGAGCTCGACCATCACGCCGATCTTTCCTCCCGCATGGATGTAGGCCCCGACCAACCCTTCGGATGCCACACGGCTCATTTTTTTGGCCGCCGACGCGAGACCCTTGCGGCGCAGATAATCGACCGCCTTTTCCAGGTCGCCGGCGCAGTCGGCCAGCGCCTTTTTGCAGTCCATCATGCCGGCACCGGTCTTCTCGCGCAGCTCTTTAACCGTATTCGCGCTCACCTCCATGAAATCATGCTCCCCCGGCCGCGGTGTTTTCCTGGACTTCGCCGTCGCCGGCAGCCGCGGCTTCAGGCGCCGGCTGGTCGCCCGCCGGCCGCGTGAGCGCCTGCTCGTGGAGCCCCTTGCCTTCGAGAACCGCGTCGGCGATCGCGGCGCAAAAGAGCCGGATGGCCCGGATCGCGTCGTCGTTGCCCGGAACTTTATAATCGACCATGTCGGGATCGCAGTTGGTATCGACCACCGCCACGACGGGAATTCCGAGCTTCCGCGCCTCGCGCACGGCGATCTCCTCCTGCTTGGGATCGATGACGAAGATGGCGTCGGGAAGTTTTTTCATCCCCTTGATGCCGCCGAGCGACTGCTCGAGCTTCTCTCTCTCCCGCCTGAGGCCGAGCCATTCTTTCTTGGTGAAGGCGTCGGCCATCTTGGGATCGTTTTCCATCTCTTCGAGCTTGCGCAGCCGCTCGATGCTCTGGCGAATGGTCGAGAAGTTGGTGAGCGTGCCGCCGAGCCAGCGGTTGTGGACGTGGAACATGCCGCACCGCTCCGCCTCTTCTTTGATCGAGTCCTGGGCTTGTTTTTTCGTGCCGACGAAAAGAATGTGGCCGCCGGATGTCGCGACGTCGCGCACGAACGCCGCCACGCCTTTGAACATCGTGACCGTCTGCTGCAAGTCGATAATGTGGATGCCGTTGCGCGCGCCGAAAATGTACGTCTTCATCTTGGGGTTCCACCGGCTCGTCTGGTGGCCAAAGTGGACTCCCGCCTCTAAAAGCTGCTTCATGGAAATTTCGGTCATAGCACCATCCTTTGGTTGTCTCCTCCCCTCTCGTCATCTCCGCGCCCGACCGTAAGGCACCCGGGCGTAGATCGGAAAGGGTGTGAAATGTTGGGAAAAATCTTTGTTGCCAATTCCCGGACGGCCCGCAGGACCGTTCGGACGCAAGTCTACCGTAAGACTGCGTAACTCTCGGTTTTTAACAGGAATCCCGGGACTGTGCAAGCAGCCGGAGGGTTACGTGTTCATCGAATCGAGGAACTCTTTATTGTTCTTGGTGCCGCGAATTTTGTCCAGGAGAAATTCCATGGACTCGACCGCGTTCAACTGCGAAAGCACTTTGCGGAGAATCCAGATCCGGTTGAGATCTTCTTTCGGGATCAAAAGCTCCTCTTTCCGCGTGCCCGACTTGTTGATGTCGATCGCCGGGAAGACCCGCTTGTCCATCAGGCGCCGGTCGAGGTGGATTTCCATGTTGCCGGTTCCCTTGAACTCTTCGAAGATGACCTCGTCCATGCGGCTGCCGGTGTCGATCAGCGCCGTCGCGATGATCGTGAGACTGCCGCCGTCTTCGATGTTGCGCGCGGCGCCGAAAAATTTCTTCGGCTTGTGGAGCGCGTTGGAATCGACGCCGCCGGAGAGAATCTTGCCGCTCGGCGGCACCACGGTGTTGTAGGCGCGCGCCAGCCGCGTGATGCTGTCGAGCAGGATGACGACGTCCTTGCCGTGCTCCACCAGCCGCTTGGCCTTCTCGATCACCATCTCGGCGACTTGAACGTGGCGCGTCGCCGGCTCGTCGAACGTGGAGCTCACGACCTCGCCGTCGACCGAGCGCTGCATGTCGGTGACTTCCTCGGGCCTTTCGTCGATCAGCAGGACGATGAGGACGATCTCCTTGTTGTTTTGCGAGATGGCTTTGGCGATGTGCTGCAGCATCATCGTCTTTCCGGTGCGCGGTGCGGCGACGATCAGCCCCCTTTGTCCTTTGCCGATCGGCGTCATCAGATCGACGATGCGCGTCGTATAGTCGTCGTGAGCGTATTCGAGCTTCAGCCGCTCGTTGGGATAGAGCGGGGTCAGGTTATCGAAGAGGATTTTGTCTCTGGCTTTTTCGGGGTCCTCATAGTTGATCGCTTCGACTTTGAGCAAGGCGAAATAGCGCTCGCCCTCTTTCGGCGGCCGGATCTGGCCGGAGATGACGTCGCCGGTGCGGAGGTTGAAGCGGCGAATCTGGCTGGGAGAGACGTAGATATCGTCGGGGCCGGGCAGATAATTGTAGTCCGGCGCTCTCAAGAAGCCGAAGCCGTCGGGCAGCGTCTCCAACACGCCTTCGCCGTAGATGAAGCCGTTCTGCTCGGTCTGCGCCTGTAAGATGGCGAAGATCAGCTCCTGCTTCCGCATGTTGGCGGCGCCTTCGATGTTGAAGTTCTTGCCGATCAACGCTAGATCGCCGATTTTCTTTTCTTTTAGAGCCTTCAGATTGAGCTTGCCGTCTTCAACGGCCTCGGGCTCGGATCGCTCGGCTCGGGGACTCCCACGGACCATAGATATGCCTCTCCTTTCACTCCATCGTGAATGACTCGCCGCTGCTGATTGCGATTGCTGAGCTCAAATTCTGGGATCTAATTTCAAGCTGAACGAATCGCCACGGCCTGCTTCAAAGCGCCACGGCTCAGACCGGCATGCTATGCCACCCTTCGGTTTCGACAACGCGCAGTCATCGGACGAAACCGGAGTGTGGCACAAACGTGAATATTTCGTTCGGGATCCAAGTCAAGCTTTGGGTCGGGATTCGATTACCTTA
The DNA window shown above is from Candidatus Binatia bacterium and carries:
- the pyrH gene encoding UMP kinase translates to MAKPARKDNVLKYKRVILKVTGEIFGGEEKYGIDSNTVRSFAEEIKEVKALGCEMALVIGGGNIFRGAQLSEGGMERATADYMGMLATVINSLALQDALEKLGVSTRVMSAIEMRQVAEPYIRRRATRHLEKGRVVIFAGGTGNPYFTTDTTASLRAMEIGAEVILKATKVPGVYDADPKKHEGAKMYGRLSYIEVLNKELKVMDSTAISLCMDNHLPIVVFNLMEKGNIKRVVCGEEIGTLVCAEKS
- the tsf gene encoding translation elongation factor Ts; the protein is MEVSANTVKELREKTGAGMMDCKKALADCAGDLEKAVDYLRRKGLASAAKKMSRVASEGLVGAYIHAGGKIGVMVELNCETDFVARTPEFQALLKDIAMQVAAASPRYVKREEVSAEELEREREIHRRQALDSGKPEKIVEKIVEGKMDRFYSEVCLLEQAFIKDPDRKVGDLLQDAVARMGENIQVRRFMRYQVGESVA
- the rho gene encoding transcription termination factor Rho, producing MVRGSPRAERSEPEAVEDGKLNLKALKEKKIGDLALIGKNFNIEGAANMRKQELIFAILQAQTEQNGFIYGEGVLETLPDGFGFLRAPDYNYLPGPDDIYVSPSQIRRFNLRTGDVISGQIRPPKEGERYFALLKVEAINYEDPEKARDKILFDNLTPLYPNERLKLEYAHDDYTTRIVDLMTPIGKGQRGLIVAAPRTGKTMMLQHIAKAISQNNKEIVLIVLLIDERPEEVTDMQRSVDGEVVSSTFDEPATRHVQVAEMVIEKAKRLVEHGKDVVILLDSITRLARAYNTVVPPSGKILSGGVDSNALHKPKKFFGAARNIEDGGSLTIIATALIDTGSRMDEVIFEEFKGTGNMEIHLDRRLMDKRVFPAIDINKSGTRKEELLIPKEDLNRIWILRKVLSQLNAVESMEFLLDKIRGTKNNKEFLDSMNT
- the rpsB gene encoding 30S ribosomal protein S2: MTEISMKQLLEAGVHFGHQTSRWNPKMKTYIFGARNGIHIIDLQQTVTMFKGVAAFVRDVATSGGHILFVGTKKQAQDSIKEEAERCGMFHVHNRWLGGTLTNFSTIRQSIERLRKLEEMENDPKMADAFTKKEWLGLRREREKLEQSLGGIKGMKKLPDAIFVIDPKQEEIAVREARKLGIPVVAVVDTNCDPDMVDYKVPGNDDAIRAIRLFCAAIADAVLEGKGLHEQALTRPAGDQPAPEAAAAGDGEVQENTAAGGA